The following are encoded together in the Culex pipiens pallens isolate TS chromosome 1, TS_CPP_V2, whole genome shotgun sequence genome:
- the LOC120427701 gene encoding uncharacterized protein LOC120427701, giving the protein MSISIGHGQQQDDPRSGWLVLPVQQSSSPRTQNGQQPPSFVSWDDLDAPAKQPLFDYRPQGGLECEGRSLPTPEELFRRRFPKQDQLINGKSEQQHTTFAATASHMEGAMEANAASSSAPKQADREFEVRSNSCEKMPCHEASKQEFAGDWVIKCQSSYYSEEGHQVDTKQSRNSVWERWHTTAYTIKRVGARFDHQRLNKLCRIPSPQISPIVYHLLGASSATGATRTTSPSAEAGPSDFTGSVSPKPSSPLRNVLVKNQIKSPSSTSVSDQTQWTTTSPFLNCRKDSQSPKLSTRKLEKAIQPDRDCLVVNYAVVSRTVKSSKRTKPSAAARLPRWSHRLYGRQRCTTTASHLDTAASGSTESMSPSSVTSPKNLTSSTPATLMFFNQSGSSSDVSPVDHQPYRSLQG; this is encoded by the coding sequence ATGTCGATCTCCATTGGCCATGGGCAGCAGCAGGATGATCCGAGAAGTGGCTGGCTGGTGCTTCCTGTCCAACAGTCGTCCTCCCCAAGAACACAAAACGGCCAGCAGCCGCCGTCGTTTGTTAGTTGGGACGACCTTGATGCACCTGCAAAGCAGCCGCTGTTCGATTATCGCCCACAAGGTGGCCTGGAGTGCGAAGGACGTTCGCTGCCAACACCCGAAGAGCTGTTCCGCCGTCGCTTTCCCAAGCAGGACCAGTTAATCAACGGCAAGTCGGAGCAGCAACACACGACCTTCGCGGCAACAGCGTCGCACATGGAAGGCGCGATGGAGGCCAATGCAGCGTCATCATCGGCTCCCAAGCAAGCAGATCGAGAGTTTGAGGTTAGGTCGAACTCGTGTGAAAAGATGCCGTGCCATGAAGCCAGCAAGCAGGAATTTGCCGGAGACTGGGTGATCAAGTGTCAAAGCTCTTACTACAGCGAGGAAGGACACCAGGTTGATACCAAGCAGTCTCGGAATTCAGTCTGGGAAAGGTGGCACACGACGGCATACACCATCAAGCGAGTGGGAGCCCGGTTCGATCACCAGCGGCTGAACAAGCTGTGCCGGATTCCAAGCCCGCAGATCAGCCCGATTGTGTACCATCTGCTGGGGGCTTCGTCGGCAACTGGCGCAACCCGGACAACGTCTCCGAGCGCCGAAGCAGGTCCCTCGGATTTCACCGGTTCTGTATCGCCAAAGCCAAGCTCACCATTAAGGAACGTCCTCGTAAAGAACCAGATCAAGTCTCCGAGCAGCACCTCCGTCTCGGACCAGACCCAGTGGACAACAACGTCACCATTTCTCAACTGCCGAAAGGATTCGCAGTCCCCGAAGCTATCAACCAGGAAACTAGAAAAAGCCATCCAACCGGATCGCGACTGTCTGGTCGTCAACTATGCCGTAGTTAGCCGTACCGTCAAGTCCAGCAAACGCACCAAGCCCTCCGCAGCGGCTCGTCTTCCCCGCTGGTCTCATCGGCTGTACGGACGTCAACGGTGCACTACAACAGCGTCTCATCTCGACACAGCGGCCTCAGGTAGCACGGAGTCCATGTCACCGTCCAGTGTAACCAGTCCCAAGAATCTTACATCATCCACGCCGGCGACCCTGATGTTCTTCAACCAATCCGGGTCATCGTCGGACGTCTCACCGGTAGATCATCAACCATATCGTTCTCTCCAAGGATGA